A window from Micromonospora terminaliae encodes these proteins:
- a CDS encoding L-histidine N(alpha)-methyltransferase, which yields MDQQAREQLKLLRRLEKVISETEFSWSLCLVGEDQSRKLNELAAELQRPFSSTGDEKRIVSGYSYWGIEPAVNWQRACTDPNYPVMRDGIETFSRRWRNLHSRHNDRPYHYISLGPGTGEKDAVVLADLQRANPEMYYVPVDMSAEMLRLGLKPIKSLPFFRQFRNQLLPVQLDFSVEENVAELNELRGRLIGDEPVLFSLLGNTMANFDEDVELVERLSRQLLRPQDRLMVEVATASHLDDRMAQQAAREYETSWVFREFVISALRQNTDLSVNMNYVRFEGVVEEGRSLVIKVIYCNQSAEDLKIVLPNRSEVHFPSGDTIRLLITRKYQLKALAAALAKAGLFVESEAFTQFQAYERARRFGMDLMLLSSSEAGNGHDSAARDVFRRPGT from the coding sequence ATGGATCAGCAGGCCAGGGAACAGTTGAAGCTTCTGCGCAGGCTCGAGAAAGTCATCTCGGAAACCGAGTTCTCCTGGTCGCTGTGCCTGGTCGGCGAGGACCAGTCCCGCAAACTCAACGAACTGGCCGCCGAATTGCAGCGCCCCTTCTCGTCCACCGGTGACGAGAAACGGATCGTATCCGGCTATTCCTATTGGGGCATCGAGCCGGCGGTCAACTGGCAGCGGGCCTGCACGGACCCCAACTACCCGGTCATGCGCGACGGGATCGAGACGTTCAGCCGGCGCTGGCGGAACCTGCACTCCCGGCACAACGACCGGCCCTACCACTACATCAGTCTCGGCCCCGGCACGGGCGAGAAGGACGCCGTGGTGCTGGCCGACCTCCAGCGGGCGAACCCGGAAATGTACTACGTGCCCGTCGACATGAGCGCGGAAATGCTGCGCCTGGGCCTGAAGCCGATAAAGTCCCTGCCGTTCTTCCGGCAGTTCCGCAATCAACTGCTGCCGGTGCAGCTCGACTTCTCGGTCGAGGAAAACGTGGCCGAGCTCAACGAACTGCGCGGCCGGCTCATCGGCGACGAGCCGGTGCTGTTCTCCCTGCTCGGCAACACGATGGCCAACTTCGACGAGGACGTCGAGCTGGTCGAGCGCCTGAGCCGGCAACTCCTGCGCCCACAGGACCGGCTCATGGTCGAGGTCGCCACCGCCTCCCACCTCGACGACCGGATGGCCCAGCAGGCCGCCCGCGAATACGAGACCAGCTGGGTGTTCCGCGAGTTCGTCATCAGCGCCCTGCGCCAGAACACCGACCTCTCGGTGAACATGAACTACGTCCGCTTCGAGGGGGTCGTCGAGGAGGGGCGGTCGCTGGTCATCAAGGTGATCTACTGCAACCAGTCGGCCGAGGACCTGAAGATCGTGCTCCCGAACCGCAGCGAGGTCCACTTCCCGAGCGGCGACACCATCCGGCTCCTCATCACCCGGAAATACCAGCTCAAGGCCCTGGCGGCCGCGCTGGCCAAGGCCGGCCTCTTCGTCGAGAGCGAGGCGTTCACGCAGTTCCAGGCGTACGAGCGGGCCCGCCGGTTCGGCATGGACCTCATGCTCCTGTCGAGCAGCGAGGCCGGCAACGGCCACGACAGCGCCGCCCGGGACGTCTTCCGCCGCCCCGGCACATGA
- a CDS encoding MMPL family transporter produces MFERLGRFVVGKAWWVIAGWVVAAAASILTTPSLSDITSADQESFLPRSYESVQATELGQKAFPQQATATATIVVKRADGQKLTPADEAKVGQVAQALKARNIPRTSGYQTGPPAVAPDKSVQVVNVGLDATTPDDPALLDAVRDLRSAIGPELAGSGLSAGVAGDVASFVDNEDTFNKAFAVVGVATIILIIGLILIIFRSPIAALLPVVVVSAVLTITTGLVAAAGKAFDLNVSQDLQTILLIVLFGIGTDYILFLLFRYRERLRAGDDKRTAMIVSVQRVGEVITSAAGAVIVAFLVLLLASLGFFGSLGPALAIAVAVMLITSLTLIPAVVSLLGRYVFWPSKAWQRAPKATLSRRLGTTVGRRPAIVAAASGIVLVALAAGVLSYKADYDFSAGFPQDTESAKAAKDLQRGFAAGALAPTEVYLTTGNGTPLSEQQVTDFAAAAAKAPGVGQAQPPERSTDPSVARVNLLLNENPVSNEAITLVRDDLRDAVHEAAPPGTKALVGGTTAIFADINSANNRDLSVILPVAAGLIALILALLLRSLVAPIYLVIAVLLNFAATLGATVYLFQGLQGKPGVTFQLPIILYLFVVAIGTDYNILMIAWLREEAREGNGPHEAAAIGVEHAGPTVAAAGLILAGTFGVLMLAPISFLQQMGFAVAIGIVLSAFVMSMFFVPALTALIGHKAWWPGHGDERPANGRHAAPEPATVAEA; encoded by the coding sequence ATGTTCGAGCGGCTGGGCAGATTCGTCGTCGGCAAGGCGTGGTGGGTCATCGCCGGCTGGGTGGTGGCGGCCGCCGCCAGCATCCTCACCACCCCGTCGCTGAGCGACATCACCTCCGCCGACCAGGAGAGCTTCCTGCCCCGCTCCTATGAGTCGGTGCAGGCCACCGAACTCGGGCAGAAGGCGTTCCCGCAGCAGGCCACCGCCACGGCCACGATCGTGGTCAAGCGCGCCGACGGGCAGAAGCTCACCCCCGCCGACGAGGCGAAGGTGGGCCAGGTCGCCCAGGCGCTCAAGGCCCGGAACATCCCCCGGACGTCCGGCTACCAGACCGGCCCGCCGGCCGTCGCGCCCGACAAGTCCGTCCAGGTGGTCAACGTCGGCCTCGACGCCACCACCCCCGACGACCCGGCGCTGCTCGACGCCGTACGCGACCTGCGCTCCGCCATCGGCCCCGAGCTGGCGGGCAGTGGCCTGAGCGCCGGCGTGGCCGGCGACGTGGCCAGCTTCGTCGACAACGAGGACACCTTCAACAAGGCCTTCGCCGTGGTCGGCGTCGCGACGATCATCCTGATCATCGGACTGATCCTGATCATCTTCCGCAGCCCCATCGCCGCGCTGCTGCCCGTCGTGGTCGTCAGCGCCGTCCTCACCATCACGACCGGGCTGGTCGCCGCCGCGGGCAAGGCGTTCGACCTCAACGTCAGCCAGGACCTGCAGACGATCCTGCTGATCGTGCTGTTCGGCATCGGCACCGACTACATCCTGTTCCTGCTCTTCCGCTACCGCGAACGGCTGCGCGCCGGCGACGACAAGCGCACCGCGATGATCGTGTCCGTCCAGCGGGTCGGCGAGGTCATCACCTCCGCGGCCGGGGCCGTCATCGTCGCGTTCCTCGTGCTGCTGCTGGCGTCCCTGGGCTTCTTCGGCTCACTCGGCCCGGCGCTCGCCATCGCCGTCGCCGTCATGCTCATCACCTCGCTCACCCTCATCCCGGCCGTCGTCTCGCTGCTGGGCCGGTACGTCTTCTGGCCGTCCAAGGCCTGGCAGCGCGCCCCCAAGGCCACCCTGTCGCGCCGCCTCGGCACCACCGTCGGCCGCCGCCCCGCGATCGTCGCGGCGGCCTCCGGCATCGTGCTGGTCGCGCTCGCCGCGGGCGTGCTCAGCTACAAGGCCGACTACGACTTCAGCGCCGGCTTCCCGCAGGACACCGAATCGGCCAAGGCCGCCAAGGACCTGCAGCGCGGCTTCGCCGCCGGCGCACTCGCCCCCACCGAGGTCTACCTGACCACCGGCAACGGGACGCCGCTGAGCGAGCAGCAGGTCACCGACTTCGCGGCGGCCGCGGCGAAGGCGCCCGGTGTTGGCCAGGCGCAGCCGCCGGAGCGCAGCACCGACCCGAGCGTGGCCCGGGTCAACCTGCTGCTCAACGAGAACCCGGTGTCCAACGAGGCGATCACCCTCGTCCGGGACGACCTGCGCGACGCCGTGCACGAGGCGGCGCCACCCGGCACCAAGGCGCTGGTCGGCGGCACCACGGCGATCTTCGCCGACATCAACTCGGCGAACAACCGCGACCTCTCGGTGATCCTGCCGGTCGCGGCGGGCCTGATCGCGCTGATCCTCGCGTTGCTGCTGCGCAGTCTCGTCGCGCCGATCTACCTGGTGATCGCGGTGCTGCTCAACTTCGCGGCGACGCTGGGGGCGACGGTCTACCTCTTCCAAGGGCTCCAGGGAAAGCCCGGGGTGACCTTCCAGTTGCCGATCATCCTGTACCTGTTCGTGGTGGCCATCGGGACGGACTACAACATCCTGATGATCGCCTGGCTGCGGGAGGAGGCGCGGGAAGGCAACGGGCCGCATGAGGCCGCCGCCATCGGCGTGGAGCACGCGGGGCCGACCGTCGCCGCCGCGGGGCTGATCCTGGCGGGGACCTTCGGGGTGCTGATGCTGGCGCCGATCTCGTTCCTGCAGCAGATGGGGTTCGCGGTCGCGATCGGGATCGTGCTGTCCGCGTTCGTGATGTCGATGTTCTTCGTGCCGGCGTTGACGGCGCTGATCGGGCACAAGGCGTGGTGGCCGGGGCACGGGGACGAGCGGCCGGCCAACGGGCGGCACGCGGCGCCGGAGCCCGCGACCGTGGCGGAGGCGTAG